A genomic segment from Aegilops tauschii subsp. strangulata cultivar AL8/78 chromosome 1, Aet v6.0, whole genome shotgun sequence encodes:
- the LOC109736083 gene encoding selT-like protein isoform X1: protein MAMDRVQLLLVGLPAILFISDLSHIFAPPPPHLRHPHGHPPHHPHAHPPHHPHQPHPPHHHPHPPHHHHHPDPAAAAIQQPNLEGGAGFGTTVELQFCASCSYKGNAMTMKRMLETSFPGINVFLHNYPPAFPKRVLSKIMPVIQVGAIATIMAGDQIFPRLGITPPPLFYSLRANRFGTMATIWLIGNFAQSFLQSSGAFEVYCNGDLVFSKLAEQRFPSEFELRDLIGSRLPPSPFGKNMGNVLS from the exons ATGGCCATGGACCGCGTGCAGCTCCTCCTCGTCGGCCTCCCCGCGATCCTCTTCATCTCCGACCTCTCCCACATcttcgcgccgccgcctccccacCTCCGCCACCCCCATGGCCACCCCCCGCACCACCCCCACGCTCATCCGCCCCACCATCCCCACCAGCCGCACCCGCCGCACCACCACCCCCACCcgccgcaccaccaccaccacccggaccccgccgccgccgccatacAG CAGCCCAATCTGGAAGGAGGAGCTGGATTCGGCACGACCGTGGAGCTGCAGTTCTGCGCCTCCTGCTCGTACAA GGGAAATGCAATGACCATGAAGCGCATGCTGGAAACATCATTTCCTGGCATTAATGTTTTCTTGCATAATTATCCGCCAGCTTTCCCCAAACGGGTACTGAGCAAAATCATGCCAGTTATTCAAGTTGGAGCCATTGCAACAATAATGGCTGGTGACCAGATTTTCCCCAGACTTGGCATTACTCCACCTCCATTGTTTTACTCGTTGCGTGCCAATAGATTTGGAACCATGGCGACAATTTGGCTCATTGGCAATTTTGCCCAATCTTTCCTACAAAGTTCTGGTGCCTTTGAAGTTTACTGCAATGGAGATTTG GTTTTCTCGAAGTTAGCCGAACAGAGGTTCCCTAGCGAGTTTGAGCTGCGCGATCTCATCGGCAGCAGGCTGCCACCTTCTCCATTCGGGAAAAACATGGGAAACGTCTTGTCTTAG
- the LOC109736083 gene encoding selT-like protein isoform X2 has product MAMDRVQLLLVGLPAILFISDLSHIFAPPPPHLRHPHGHPPHHPHAHPPHHPHQPHPPHHHPHPPHHHHHPDPAAAAIQPNLEGGAGFGTTVELQFCASCSYKGNAMTMKRMLETSFPGINVFLHNYPPAFPKRVLSKIMPVIQVGAIATIMAGDQIFPRLGITPPPLFYSLRANRFGTMATIWLIGNFAQSFLQSSGAFEVYCNGDLVFSKLAEQRFPSEFELRDLIGSRLPPSPFGKNMGNVLS; this is encoded by the exons ATGGCCATGGACCGCGTGCAGCTCCTCCTCGTCGGCCTCCCCGCGATCCTCTTCATCTCCGACCTCTCCCACATcttcgcgccgccgcctccccacCTCCGCCACCCCCATGGCCACCCCCCGCACCACCCCCACGCTCATCCGCCCCACCATCCCCACCAGCCGCACCCGCCGCACCACCACCCCCACCcgccgcaccaccaccaccacccggaccccgccgccgccgccatacAG CCCAATCTGGAAGGAGGAGCTGGATTCGGCACGACCGTGGAGCTGCAGTTCTGCGCCTCCTGCTCGTACAA GGGAAATGCAATGACCATGAAGCGCATGCTGGAAACATCATTTCCTGGCATTAATGTTTTCTTGCATAATTATCCGCCAGCTTTCCCCAAACGGGTACTGAGCAAAATCATGCCAGTTATTCAAGTTGGAGCCATTGCAACAATAATGGCTGGTGACCAGATTTTCCCCAGACTTGGCATTACTCCACCTCCATTGTTTTACTCGTTGCGTGCCAATAGATTTGGAACCATGGCGACAATTTGGCTCATTGGCAATTTTGCCCAATCTTTCCTACAAAGTTCTGGTGCCTTTGAAGTTTACTGCAATGGAGATTTG GTTTTCTCGAAGTTAGCCGAACAGAGGTTCCCTAGCGAGTTTGAGCTGCGCGATCTCATCGGCAGCAGGCTGCCACCTTCTCCATTCGGGAAAAACATGGGAAACGTCTTGTCTTAG
- the LOC109736082 gene encoding uncharacterized protein: MDRVHVHQTPSFPSPHHRSLTSRPEGQSCAKPSHLSTARSKMLRRLSGAVAAPLRRCLCTASSRPPWALTYRMAALGASSPAARASLDLHEPPCVTQLSVPAHLADGMDLAAASIQAASSDGLLLLDFADTGNWPEAIRGCGGSITAMPGLAACAAAVDPGVRRFVCNPLSGQLFRLPVPSMDAALTTTPFGLLTQSDGSDGPPDRLVVAQLCLRARDGQMVVRRFRSETGEWDEPPLFVPSEAPAWRPMPNHEVVAFGDRLWWVDPFFGVFSVDPFSDRPEHGFVALPRPLPNFDIDAPLMLFRLLGVSEGKLRYVELTTKEPFMLYSFSLDDEESSWKLTHEKRLNLVLSDKSIPRECEMPWISAIDPFNANIFYFTHGDLVCELDIDKGETGSSSFPDSITFRSYSSAFFVPVMLPAWIESYNLPCTGTLSRKATNGTRKTLADMLVRVDC, translated from the exons ATGGACCGAGTCCATGTGCACCAAAccccttctttcccttccccGCACCACAGATCGCTCACGTCACGGCCAGAAGGACAAAGCTGCGCAAAACCCTCCCACCTCTCCACCGCCAGAAGCAAGATGCTCCGACGCCTCTCCGGCGCCGTCGCGGCGCCCCTCCGACGCTGCCTCTGCACGGCGTCCTCGCGCCCTCCCTGGGCCCTGACCTACAGGATGGCGGCGCTGGGCGCGTCGTCGCCGGCCGCGCGCGCGTCCTTGGACCTCCACGAGCCCCCCTGCGTCACCCAGCTCTCCGTCCCCGCCCACCTGGCCGACGGCATGGACCTGGCCGCCGCAAGCATCCAGGCCGCGAGCAGCGACGGGCTCCTCCTCCTCGACTTCGCCGACACCGGCAACTGGCCCGAGGCCATCCGCGGCTGCGGTGGCAGCATCACAGCGATGCCCGGACTGGCCGcgtgcgccgccgccgtcgatccGGGCGTCCGGCGCTTCGTCTGCAACCCTCTTAGCGGCCAGCTGTTCCGCCTCCCCGTCCCCAGCATGGACGCCGCGCTGACGACCACACCCTTCGGCCTGCTCACCCAATCCGACGGCTCCGACGGCCCGCCTGACAGGTTAGTGGTCGCCCAACTCTGCCTCCGGGCAAGGGACGGCCAGATGGTCGTGCGCCGCTTTCGGTCCGAGACAGGGGAGTGGGACGAGCCGCCGCTGTTCGTCCCGTCCGAGGCCCCGGCTTGGCGCCCAATGCCGAACCACGAGGTGGTGGCATTCGGCGACCGGCTGTGGTGGGTCGACCCTTTCTTTGGTGTCTTCTCCGTCGATCCATTCAGCGACCGGCCGGAGCATGGCTTCGTCGCGCTGCCGCGCCCGCTGCCCAACTTTGACATCGACGCGCCGCTCATGCTGTTCCGGCTCTTGGGTGTCAGCGAGGGGAAGCTGCGCTATGTCGAATTGACCACTAAGGAGCCGTTTATGCTCTACTCCTTCTCGCTCGACGACGAGGAGTCCTCCTGGAAGCTAACACATGAGAAAAGACTGAACCTGGTCTTGTCTGACAAATCCATACCTAGGGAATGTGAAATGCCGTGGATTTCTGCAATTGATCCATTCAATGCCAACATTTTCTATTTCACACACGGTGACCTTGTTTGTGAACTCGACATTGATAAGGGGGAGACTGGGAGTAGTTCTTTTCCAGACAGCATCACATTCCGGAGCTACAGCTCTGCTTTCTTTGTGCCTGTAATGCTCCCAGCATGGATTGAATCATACAACCTCCCGTGTACAG GAACACTTTCGAGAAAGGCGACCAATGGAACGAGGAAGACTTTGGCAGACATGCTGGTTCGTGTTGACTGTTGA